One part of the Diceros bicornis minor isolate mBicDic1 chromosome 38, mDicBic1.mat.cur, whole genome shotgun sequence genome encodes these proteins:
- the ATP6V1G3 gene encoding V-type proton ATPase subunit G 3, whose amino-acid sequence MTSQSQGVHQLLQAEKRAKDKLEEAKKRKGKRLKQAKEEAMAEIDQYRMQRDKEFRLKQSKIMGSQSSLSEEIEEQTRGQIKELNGSYNKYVENVMNQLLSVVCDVKPEIHMNYRIVD is encoded by the exons ATGACCAGCCAGTCTCAGGGGGTCCACCAGCTCCTTCAGGCAGAAAAAAGGGCCAAGGACAAGCTGGAGGAAGCCAAGAAGA gaaaagggaagagattGAAGCAAGCTAAGGAAGAAGCAATGGCAGAAATCGATCAGTACAGAATgcagagagataaagagtttcgaCTGAAACAATCTAAG ATAATGGGCTCTCAGAGTAGTCTCTcagaagaaatagaagaacaaacacGAGGGCAGATAAAAGAACTGAATGGAAGCTACAACAAGTACGTGGAAAACGTGATGAACCAGCTTTTGAGCGTTGTCTGTGACGTGAAACCAGAAATCCACATGAACTACAGAATCGTCGACTAA